The Lycium barbarum isolate Lr01 chromosome 12, ASM1917538v2, whole genome shotgun sequence genome includes a region encoding these proteins:
- the LOC132624884 gene encoding E3 ubiquitin-protein ligase RSL1: MEGQMVLGDELLVNIAKEVKLEEDEEDFCSCCEDEEELEDSEEEEDELTEDEDEDEDEKESLRESCEVDLDEHSVKLFFKGISIAGPGDSGCRISGIGVVMERAESAPVIQIQKKLDFYVEEFVADYLALMDGLLEAVKNKIRKVYAFTDSEILYQQIMHEESLDNPLLMALRQRILDHANDLEAFVLKLVPNNGLAKALDLAKVAIGVVSSHVEGDESAENCPICCEDRLLMMMTTLKCTHKFCSHCMKTYVEGKVQSGQVPIRCPQLKCKYLISATECISFLPLNSYGSLVRALEEANALNSDKLYCPYPNCSVLLDPHECISTRASSSSQSENSCVDCPVCQRFMCVDCRVPWHSSMTCEDYQNLPLEEREAGDITLHRLAQNKRWRRCSHCRRMIELTHGCYHIACWCGHQFCYSCGAEYRDGQQTCQCAFWDEDYTQDLVTQPTQQFEQWAWDSFESLPMMMDAYSDEERSQLALIQRFLAGGFSLTDHQAYQSPPRCTDSYVDAMKDLHQLPWLERFVSVISDNYYEEHIQ; the protein is encoded by the exons ATGGAAGGACAAATGGTTCTTGGTGATGAGTTGTTGGTGAATATAGCAAAGGAAGTGAAAttagaagaagatgaagaagattTTTGTAGTTGTTGTGAAGATGAAGAGGAGTTGGAAGATAGTGAGGAAGAAGAGGATGAATTAACCGAGGACGAGGATGAGGACGAGGACGAGAAGGAATCATTAAGGGAAAGTTGTGAAGTAGATCTTGATGAACATTCTGTAAAGTTATTCTTTAAGGGTATTTCTATAGCTGGTCCTGGAGATTCTGGTTGTAGGATATCTGGAATTGGAGTGGTTATGGAGAGGGCAGAAAGTGCTCCTGTTATTCAAATACAGAAAAAGCTTGATTTTTATGTGGAAGAATTTGTGGCTGATTATTTGGCTTTGATGGATGGATTGCTGGAAGCTGTGAAGAACAAGATTAGAAAGGTCTATGCCTTTACTGACTCTGAGATATTATACCAGCAG ATTATGCATGAAGAGAGCCTTGATAATCCGCTCCTCATGGCATTGCGGCAGAGGATCCTGGATCATGCGAATGATCTGGAGGCTTTTGTTCTGAAACTTGTCCCAAACAATGGTCTGGCAAAGGCGTTGGACTTAGCCAAAGTAGCAATAGGGGTTGTCTCTTCCCATGTCGAAGGAGATGAATCAGCTGAAAATTGTCCAATATGCTGTGAGGATAGACTTTTAATGATGATGACCACATTGAAATGTACCCACAAGTTCTGTTCTCACTGTATGAAAACTTATGTTGAGGGTAAAGTCCAATCTGGCCAAGTCCCCATTAGGTGCCCTCAGCTAAAATGCAAGTACTTAATCTCTGCCACTGAATGTATATCTTTTCTCCCTCTTAATTCCTATGGATCTTTAGTGAGGGCTCTTGAAGAAGCAAATGCTCTCAACTCGGACAAACTTTACTGCCCGTATCCAAATTGTTCTGTTCTTCTGGATCCTCATGAATGTATTTCAACTCGGGCTAGTTCATCAAGCCAGTCAGAGAATAGTTGTGTGGATTGTCCAGTTTGTCAGAGGTTCATGTGTGTGGATTGTAGGGTCCCATGGCATTCTTCAATGACATGTGAAGATTACCAAAATCTCCCTTTGGAGGAGAGGGAGGCTGGTGACATAACTTTGCATCGCCtcgcacaaaataaaagatggaggCGCTGTTCACACTGCAGGAGGATGATTGAGCTCACACATGGATGCTATCATATCGCATGCTG GTGTGGGCATCAATTCTGTTATTCTTGTGGTGCGGAATACAGGGACGGCCAACAGACATGTCAATGCGCATTCTGGGATGAGGATTACACTCAAGATTTGGTAACTCAACCGACTCAACAGTTTGAGCAATGGGCATGGGACTCATTCGAGTCGCTGCCTATGATGATGGATGCATATTCAGATGAAGAGAGATCTCAACTGGCTTTGATCCAGAGATTTCTTGCTGGTGGTTTCAGTCTTACGGACCACCAAGCTTACCAATCCCCACCACGTTGTACAGATTCTTATGTCGATGCCATGAAGGATCTCCATCAGCTTCCATGGCTCGAACGGTTCGTGTCTGTGATAAGTGACAATTACTATGAAGAACATATCCAGTGA
- the LOC132622093 gene encoding O-fucosyltransferase 23: MDLSNCKQLRFFGVHLNLLAAKCVVLVVIALFLGTVLLPTFSGLSGVIQQNTFVFIQNRSFPSNQPVKQKFLEVPQIVWGLNNQKIAFARACLTARTLNRTLLMPKLSASLFYKEVELLKPINFDKVFQFERFNSLCKGFVQLSRYSDVSNQTDVIELQKGSGRRWTLPKDMEQLNQFSKHPYDARETVRIVGKNPFLWHDHWPAKDYAKVFECLALVEEISKEADKVVSKIREIGMEVRSKIPKSQPVPFVAVHMRIEKDWMIHCKKLEQRLNISEICSSKEEIMTRVGNIVGLKTPVVVYLAVADTLLEDDTVLNGWKDGLHPFEKKKLGVFEIYKKQLYLFQSAIDYEVCLRSDVFVGNSFSTFSSLLVLDRTQKMIKAGETKFCGSDVRWPSYAYNIRGVGNGPHPWVTNMSDTSLTAISYGSNHISC, translated from the coding sequence ATGGACTTGTCAAATTGTAAGCAATTGAGATTCTTTGGAGTCCATTTGAATTTGTTGGCTGCAAAATGTGTGGTGTTGGTTGTCATTGCTTTGTTCCTTGGAACTGTTTTGCTCCCAACATTCTCTGGACTCAGTGGGGTCATTCAACAAAACACCTTTGTCTTTATCCAGAACCGTTCGTTCCCATCGAATCAACCCGTAAAACAGAAGTTTCTTGAAGTTCCTCAAATTGTGTGGGGATTGAATAATCAAAAGATTGCTTTTGCTAGAGCTTGTTTGACTGCACGAACGCTCAATCGAACATTGTTGATGCCTAAATTGAGCGCTTCATTGTTTTATAAAGAAGTCGAACTTTTGAAGCCTATTAACTTCGATAAGGTCTTCCAATTCGAAAGATTTAATTCCCTTTGTAAAGGGTTTGTCCAATTGAGTCGTTATTCCGATGTTTCAAATCAAACTGATGTTATCGAACTTCAGAAAGGCAGCGGAAGAAGATGGACATTGCCTAAAGATATGGAGCAGTTAAACCAGTTTAGTAAGCATCCATATGATGCACGTGAGACTGTTCGGATAGTAGGAAAGAACCCGTTTTTGTGGCACGACCATTGGCCTGCTAAAGACTATGCAAAGGTTTTCGAATGCTTAGCTTTAGTAGAGGAGATATCGAAAGAAGCAGATAAAGTTGTCTCCAAGATTAGAGAAATAGGAATGGAGGTTAGAAGTAAGATTCCAAAATCACAACCAGTTCCGTTTGTTGCTGTGCATATGAGAATAGAAAAGGATTGGATGATTCACTGTAAGAAGTTGGAGCAAAGATTAAATATTAGTGAAATTTGTAGTAGTAAAGAGGAAATTATGACCAGAGTGGGAAACATCGTGGGACTTAAAACCCCGGTAGTTGTTTATCTTGCTGTTGCCGATACGCTTCTTGAAGATGATACTGTGTTGAATGGTTGGAAGGACGGTTTGCATCCTTTCGAGAAGAAAAAACTTGGTGTTTTTGAAATTTACAAGAAGCAACTGTATCTATTTCAATCTGCCATCGACTATGAAGTCTGCTTAAGATCTGATGTCTTTGTAGGGAACAGTTTTTCAACATTTTCGAGCCTTCTTGTTCTTGACAGAACCCAAAAGATGATTAAAGCGGGTGAAACAAAGTTTTGTGGTTCGGATGTTAGATGGCCTTCTTATGCATATAATATAAGAGGTGTGGGGAATGGACCTCATCCGTGGGTAACAAATATGTCCGACACTAGCTTGACGGCAATTAGCTATGGCTCTAATCACATTTCTTGCTGA